From a region of the Trichoderma atroviride chromosome 6, complete sequence genome:
- a CDS encoding uncharacterized protein (EggNog:ENOG41): protein MDSNPKQPDRGINTRLLIISDTHGMQFPVGVSVHVDVAIHCGDLTQHSKLDEFRAGISQMEAINAPLKLAIAGNHDFALDIPIFRQKISEASRLQALDDALVRKEYGDYGAAQELMNEAKEKGIIFLDEGSHRFSLQNGAHLKVYARPYTPSTISSNEWGFQYSGNHSFSIDSEIDIAITHGPPHGMLDMSVERKRIGCPQLFAAVAKAQPRIHCFGHVHEGWGARLVTWRSQISSNPSHFTDIDNDRSTTIETLSSINGSRFESPDQKEIRERKVAEYHLRGYCQVSPSTDGTLSIGNGKTLFINASIKGHDNLVQFPWIVDIQLPAYAS, encoded by the coding sequence ATGGATTCTAACCCCAAACAACCGGACCGTGGTATTAACACACGGCTTCTCATCATTTCAGATACTCATGGAATGCAATTCCCAGTCGGCGTTAGCGTACACGTAGATGTGGCAATCCACTGTGGCGATCTCACCCAGCATTCCAAACTAGACGAGTTCCGCGCAGGTATCAGTCAAATGGAAGCGATTAATGCGCCTCTCAAACTCGCAATCGCCGGAAATCATGACTTTGCGCTCGATATACCGATTTTCAGGCAGAAGATATCTGAGGCATCTAGATTGCAAGCTCTGGATGATGCGCTGGTCAGGAAAGAATATGGTGACTATGGCGCAGCTCAAGAACTCATGAACGAAgcgaaagaaaagggcataATTTTTCTGGACGAAGGATCGCATCGGTTTTCTCTCCAAAACGGCGCTCATCTAAAAGTTTACGCACGCCCTTATACGCCATCGACAATATCATCTAATGAGTGGGGGTTTCAGTACAGCGGCAACCACAGTTTTAGCATCGACAGCGAAATCGATATTGCCATTACTCATGGACCACCGCATGGGATGCTGGACATGTCtgtagaaagaaagagaatcgGATGCCCGCAGCTCTTTGCAGCTGTAGCAAAAGCCCAGCCTAGGATTCATTGTTTTGGGCACGTCCACGAGGGATGGGGTGCAAGATTGGTTACTTGGAGATCCCAAATCTCAAGTAATCCCTCTCATTTTACCGATATAGATAACGACAGATCAACGACTATTGAGACGCTATCGAGTATAAACGGATCAAGATTCGAGTCGCCAGATCAAAAGGaaataagagagagaaaagttgCGGAATATCATTTACGTGGCTACTGCCAAGTTAGCCCTTCTACCGATGGGACGTTGTCTATAGGGAATGGAAAAACTTTATTCATCAATGCATCAATTAAAGGCCACGATAACCTGGTTCAATTTCCCTGGATTGTCGATATCCAGCTACCAGCTTATGCATCATAG
- a CDS encoding uncharacterized protein (EggNog:ENOG41) gives MTEPNILLPSDGASGVKADGTATATCLCGTVQLSFPVEGEDLINTFVCNCSDCHKLSASMFCSNFTVSDKSLKHVRGEDKLTRWAQNKTIASGATMEDSFCSVCGNLLYRRSSRFPGMSILRIGTVDDFNLHESKLKPQFEQFIDNRANWLAGVQIEGIPHHAKSGF, from the exons ATGACTGAGCCTAACATCCTCCTTCCGTCGGACGGCGCTTCTGGCGTCAAAGCAGATGGGACGGCAACAGCGACATGTCTCTGTGGCACTGTCCAGTTGTCGTTT CCTGTTGAAGGCGAAGATCTGATCAACACTTTCGTCTGTAACTGCAGTGATTGCCACAAACTCAGTGCCTCCATGTTTTGTTCAAACTTTACTGTCAGCGACAAGAGCCTCAAGCATGTTAGAGGCGAAGACAAATTGACCAGGTGGGCTCAAAACAAAACTATTGCATCTGGAGCTACAATGGAAGACAGTTTCTGTTCTGTCTGTGGCAATTTGCTGTACAGGAGGAGTAGCAGATTCCCGGGAATGAGCATCCTGAGAATTGGGACTGTAGACGACTTCAACTTACATGAATCGAAGCTGAAGCCACAGTTTGAGCAGTTTATAGACAACAGAGCCAACTGGCTGGCCGGGGTACAGATTGAGGGAATACCACATCACGCGAAGTCTGGATTCTAG
- a CDS encoding uncharacterized protein (EggNog:ENOG41): MFSYEVEQYFYDEVAPRLASSIPVAQCFASTRSMRQKAIDDGIDHVMATLLNDLRPEFPVAGEKRAILSSNQVYAALAWLAKFHSSSWAHLPQDLSDFLLPPLEEAARRQKDDKCGGTNLWLNGGYTYLATRQEEYKLLAHDHFSEWSDIFCSSVDGLPSLGEAAADFLIPRGRHFETYIHGDVKSENLFSTESGDDVVFFDFQYAGIGLGVCDLAKLFTCSVPLSLLTSYKPIPSSLKMDENEMILLKHYWSILMSNRPRRDMPAYNWDDFLRHWETALVDWCRFQASWGFWGNTEWLEARVRFITQDADWKDWLQRQQRIASN; this comes from the coding sequence ATGTTCAGTTACGAGGTTGAGCAGTATTTCTATGATGAAGTtgcgcctcgcctcgccagTAGTATCCCCGTGGCCCAGTGCTTTGCGTCAACGCGGAGCATGCGGCAAAAAGCCATTGATGACGGGATTGACCACGTAATGGCTACACTATTGAACGATCTAAGGCCCGAGTTCCCGGTTGCAGGTGAAAAGAGGGCAATTCTATCGAGCAATCAGGTATATGCAGCGCTGGCATGGCTAGCCAAATTCCATAGCAGCTCTTGGGCTCATTTGCCTCAAGATCTGAGCGATTTTCTTCTGCCACCACTCGAAGAAGCTGCGAGGCGCCAAAAAGACGACAAATGCGGTGGCACAAATCTCTGGCTGAATGGCGGTTATACATACCTCGCCACTAGGCAGGAGGAATATAAATTGCTCGCGCATGATCATTTCTCGGAATGGTCTGATATATTTTGCAGCTCAGTAGATGGTTTGCCATCGCTGGGTGAAGCTGCCGCTGACTTTCTGATCCCACGCGGTAGACACTTTGAGACATATATCCATGGCGATGTAAAGTCCGAAAATCTCTTCTCAACAGAATCCGGCGACGACGTTGTGTTTTTTGACTTTCAATATGCGGGCATTGGGCTGGGTGTGTGTGACCTCGCGAAGCTTTTTACTTGCTCTGTGCCGCTCAGCTTGCTCACGAGTTATAAACCGATCCCTTCTTCGTTAAAAATGGACGAAAACGAGATGATTTTACTCAAGCACTACTGGTCTATCCTCATGAGCAATCGACCTCGGCGCGATATGCCTGCATATAATTGGGACGATTTTCTTCGACATTGGGAAACCGCACTTGTAGATTGGTGTCGATTTCAGGCCTCGTGGGGGTTTTGGGGAAATACAGAATGGTTAGAAGCCAGAGTCAGGTTCATTACTCAGGATGCAGACTGGAAGGATTGGCTTCAGCGCCAGCAACGAATTGCCAGCAATTAG
- a CDS encoding uncharacterized protein (EggNog:ENOG41), producing the protein MNRGRGCLACKAANTKCDLNRPTCGRCTQEGLICSGLPLGALFVFRDENEVARRNSQRARRQLGESFITQWDASDSSNSVSQGWPYQAAAGTIGSSRLQQQYSWLSDHALATVPEPLRRDVETRAVERFFVNWTLHPSNHGGSPGYMHELPMLFESAQQDSVLWLAVRAVAFADIRNENTGSVSFHTKSRQHYGAALNRMRTVINDQQNLGDDRILFSMLLIDNFELMYLGRNDPFSPHGEAIKHILRSRDDGQLYSPSRFSLWRLTHYRLQFWQTLFFEHPDAQQIAWVSKLNMEQPDLRICSYVLHMNILTALSKSLTQTNENDETMRTEKLHRINQLAKEMQELISAIEQWMSEMSEPWRAKKHESQNIVVFGDVDEVHGYPIPRLQYSQILSYDDIWLAYIWNFHASSQIVLRESLVETIESASVLQGKDELDEDDKSVIQKQREQVDNLAATILESFPQLLGFTYKYRKSGQPQISLQGRMVGRLFALFSMWVVHKARFASTQQKQTASDVVAWINNRHGLD; encoded by the exons ATGAACAGAGGCCGTGGTTGCCTGGCATGCAAAGCTGCAAACACCAAG TGCGATCTTAACCGTCCCACCTGCGGACGCTGTACTCAGGAGGGACTCATTTGCTCTGGCCTTCCACTAGGTGCTCTCTTCGTATTTCGCGATGAGAATGAGGTAGCCAGGAGAAACTCTCAGCGTGCAAGGAGGCAACTAGGAGAGAGTTTCATCACACAATGGGACGCTTCAGACTCTTCTAATTCCGTCTCCCAGGGCTGGCCATATCAAGCGGCTGCTGGAACAATCGGTTCATCACGTCTGCAACAACAATATTCGTGGCTTAGTGATCATGCACTTGCAACAGTACCTGAGCCGTTAAGAAGGGATGTTGAGACAAGAGCCGTGGAGCGATTTTTTGTTAACTGGACGCTACATCCTAGTAACCACGGAGGATCGCCAG GTTATATGCATGAGCTTCCTATGCTTTTTGAAAGTGCACAGCAAGATTCAGTCCTTTGGCTTGCGGTCCGTGCTGTGGCTTTTGCAGATATTAGAAATGAGAATACCGGGAGTGTCTCGTTTCACACCAAGTCACGACAGCATTACGGTGCCGCGTTGAATCGCATGAGAACCGTCATCAACGACCAGCAAAATCTTGGGGACGACAGGATTCTGTTTTCTATGCTGTTAATTGACAACTTTGAG TTGATGTATCTAGGTCGAAATGATCCTTTCAGTCCACATGGCGAAGCTATCAAACATATCTTACGCTCTAGGGATGATGGACAGTTGTACAGCCCGAGCCGCTTTTCGCTTTGGCGTTTGACTCATTATCGACTCCAGTTTTGGCAAACGTTGTTTTTTGAACACCCTGATGCTCAGCAAATCGCATGGGTGAGCAAATTGAACATGGAGCAGCCAGACTTGCGCATCTGCTCGTATGTTTTGCATATGAATATTCTTACTGCGCTGTCAAAATCTCTCACGCAAACGAACGAGAATGATGAGACGATGCGAACGGAAAAGCTACACCGGATAAACCAATTGGCCAAGGAGATGCAAGAGCTTATTTCGGCCATCGAGCAGTGGATGTCGGAAATGTCCGAGCCTTGGAGAGCGAAAAAACACGAATCCCAAAACATTGTAGTTTTTGGGGACGTTGACGAAGTTCATGGCTATCCAATCCCACGTCTGCAATACTCGCAGATTCTTAGCTACGATGATATTTGGCTG GCTTATATCTGGAATTTCCATGCATCAAGTCAGATTGTATTGCGAGAGTCATTGGTAGAAACCATTGAGAGTGCCTCTGTACTACAAGGCAAAGACGagctggatgaagatgacaagTCCGTGATACAGAAGCAGCGAGAACAAGTGGACAATTTAGCTGCTACAATTCTGGAATCATTCCCCCAGCTTCTGGGGTTCACGTACAAGTATAGAAAGTCTGGACAGCCGCAAATATCTTTACAGGGAAGAATGGTTGGACGACTCTTCGCCCTGTTCTCAATGTGGGTAGTACACAAGGCCAGATTTGCATCGACTCAGCAAAAGCAGACTGCATCTGATGTAGTGGCCTGGATTAATAACCGTCATGGGTTAGACTAG
- a CDS encoding uncharacterized protein (EggNog:ENOG41), giving the protein MSNKASSNVAFPVAAGDDTMSSAVVPAVPSENLELVKPTTHGRGALSMVTTVATTIREAISSSFTASSTQLMTVQVPATIIDPSEFYWNEPKDSIKPLGVRIAEAQLVDNQIPVSKVMIDRTRKSVARSYLAALDCLVSVETSVSSSEDERLLTGRQSEIRDRYTKAMDYLTTSDYGESGKSRLQTYVEKQESWNQAVERYNEAQTRHQQTIKEKGLTAEQQEYSFLEWLQSNGRDYKAAIQAKYMDWVVYGNKFPVEFHFGLVDLASAMKRVESSKEAFRNLTLLAADGVTEYNSVNLMPPNWASLVQQKMDEWQKLNNSPSIIELHAEIKRLHHLLISHQGLYDAISNGKFIPHQFSETEDEASTALRGHYEQAYADADAKKWATGQTSAKDVEEIIAEGAKILTGENKVSTGKDSKTAVQKEDNAPSTLAGDVEHNVEAFINPFDAINAAADTWNKAFTAQKAGVMQAADDAGKEEAQSYVRDRIETITRQIEKLESKLKSVSSELVPLPNTIVAPEVYANGKVVNDHELVANKKLLENSMVKDSSPWTRITMKVAVSEHDSLKAASHSAVSENFGVGWGFWSMGVGEPSSYPKEGPDSTMDDLEVEVSMECMVVDIERPWLHAELFADHQLDAAPGFMISPGREFLQHAVEQDLPVEISHAQFSSYPNAFIVASNVELEFHGNTAWLESSLEASATEARASIGWGPFILGSSSYKSSKSGSKSRIQSTEAGVRVSLQTPQIIAWTQELLPALPKRMGGDLGLSEMSIAGFSV; this is encoded by the exons ATGTCAAACAAAGCGAGTTCTAACGTCGCTTTTCCGGTTGCAGCCGGCGATGATACCATGTCCTCTGCTGTTGTGCCTGCGGTTCCCAGCGAGAATCTTGAGCTTGTGAAACCAACAACCCACGGCCGAGGCGCCCTCAGCATGGTGACTACAGTAGCCACTACCATTAGAGAAGCCATCAGCTCGTCATTCACCGCGTCTTCCACACAACTGATGACCGTTCAAGTTCCGGCAACTATTATTGATCCAAG TGAATTTTACTGGAATGAACCCAAAGATTCGATCAAACCGTTAGGCGTTAGAATTGCAGAAGCTCAATTGGTTGACAACCAAATACCAGTGAGCAAAGTAATG ATCGACCGCACTAGGAAAAGTGTTGCGAGAAGTTACCTTGCTGCCTTGGACTGCTTGGTCTCCGTCGAAACGTCCGTTTCATCTAGCGAAGATGAGAGGCTGCTGACTGGGCGCCAATCCGAAATTCGCGATAGATATACCAAAGCCATGGACTACTTGACGACAAGCGATTATGGCGAGTCTGGAAAATCGAGACTCCAGACCTATGTGGAGAAACAGGAGTCTTGGAACCAAGCCGTTGAACGTTATAATGAAGCTCAAACGCGACACCAGCAGACcatcaaagaaaagggatTGACCGCAGAACAACAGGAGTATTCCTTTCTGGAGTGGCTGCAGTCAAATGGTCGTGATTACAAGGCAGCCATTCAAGCCAAGTACATGGACTGGGTTGTGTATGGGAATAAATTCCCAGTTGAGTTCCATTTTGGACTAGTTGATCTCGCTTCTGCCATGAAACGGGTTGAAAGTAGCAAAGAGGCGTTCCGGAATCTTACTCTGCTGGCAGCCGATGGCGTTACTGAATACAACAGTGTCAATCTTATGCCTCCAAATTGGGCCAGCCTGGTACAACAAAAGATGGACGAGTGGCAAAAGCTCAACAATAGCCCATCCATAATAGAGCTTCACGCAGAGATCAAGcgccttcatcatcttttgaTCTCACATCAGGGTCTCTACGATGCTATTAGCAATGGCAAATTTATCCCGCATCAATTCAGTGAGACTGAAGACGAAGCCAGCACAGCACTACGGGGCCATTATGAACAAGCTTATGCGGATGCCGACGCCAAAAAGTGGGCTACAGGACAGACTTCTGCGAAAGATGTTGAAGAAATTATAGCGGAAGGCGCCAAAATACTTACCGGAGAGAACAAAGTATCTACGGGGAAAGACAGTAAAACAGCTGtacaaaaagaagacaatgcACCGTCAACATTGGCCGGTGATGTTGAGCACAACGTGGAAGCGTTTATCAATCCTTTTGACGCTATAAATGCCGCAGCGGATACCTGGAACAAAGCATTCACAGCTCAGAAAGCTGGAGTTATGCAGGCCGCCGACGACGCAggtaaagaagaagctcaaagcTATGTTAGAGATCGGATTGAAACCATCACACGGCAGATTGAAAAGCTTGAATCTAAACTCAAGAGTGTGAGCTCTGAATTGGTGCCTCTGCCCAACACTATTGTTGCACCAGAGGTTTacgccaatggcaaagtCGTCAACGATCATGAACTTGTCGCCAATAAAAAACTTCTGGAAAATTCAATGGTTAAAGATTCATCGCCATGGACTCGCATTACAATGAAGGTGGCCGTATCAGAACATGACTCGCTCAAAGCGGCGAGCCATTCCGCTGTGAGTGAAAACTTTGGCGTTGGATGGGGATTTTGGTCAATGGGAGTCGGCGAGCCCAGCTCATATCCTAAAGAGGGGCCAGATTCAACTATGGATGATCTCGAAGTCGAAGTTTCAATGGAGTGTATGGTCGTCGACATTGAGCGCCCTTGGCTGCATGCGGAGCTCTTTGCTGATCACCAACTTGACGCCGCTCCGGGATTCATGATTTCGCCTGGGCGTGAGTTCTTACAACATGCTGTGGAACAGGACCTACCCGTGGAGATATCTCATGCACAATTTTCTAGTTATCCAAATGCCTTTATTGTTGCCTCTAATGTGGAGCTGGAGTTCCATGGCAATACCGCGTGGTTAGAGAGCAGTTTGGAGGCATCAGCAACGGAGGCCAGGGCATCAATTGGCTGGGGACCTTTTATACTTGGTTCTAGCTCTTATAAGAGCTCCAAATCGGGTTCAAAATCACGGATCCAAAGTACAGAGGCGGGTGTGCGAGTCAGTCTACAGACGCCGCAGATTATTGCTTGGACACAAGAGCTATTGCCAGCGCTGCCGAAACGCATGGGAGGAGATTTGGGCTTATCTGAAATGTCGATAGCCGGATTCTCCGTTTAG